In one Nicotiana sylvestris chromosome 8, ASM39365v2, whole genome shotgun sequence genomic region, the following are encoded:
- the LOC104219455 gene encoding uncharacterized protein, producing the protein MATLPILIQHGGRWDINNRFVDYSVEGMVISTETKFIDFVSTISKQLMIDTTINLLEIQYKCDEDSPPMMIHNDMRLRVYIELKKKNYAFNEYPLCLTVKEKDMHAFNRNEENSSVCLQIANTYDMHNGDTLQLIAFDNVDDAEVVDFDETPIIDDPLNNTVSEGQLYKDKETLMMALKNYAIQKKFQFKVDRSSPSRYCLVCVNDRFTWFFKSSSLNKSKIFRVRKFSKDHTCSARDRLFTQRVATAPVIGRIICDKYVDPKIIYTAKDIIKDMKKHYGIDLSYWKANRSKQKALQFLRGDPSESYAKLPSYLYMLMHSNPGSVVCLRKSDEEHFMYAFVALYASIKGWEFCKPIVVVDGSFLKATYRGMLLTACSQDAGGKIFPLAYAIVDKENDASWGWFFERFKEAFGDRDDMCIVSDRNESIAKAASIVYPQVSHCMEQIDGRVKDYLFDIGYHRWSRAHAKVNRTMTMTSNIAESLNSATKEARELPIQQLLEEIRMLINRWNYTNRNTAQATFTKLTFKYNAILDENLDASQHMMVRPSTENLHSVIDNGRLFIVCLRERTCSCRRFQLDQIPCPHAWAVLRSKNLEGEDYFSMYYSNEYMLKAYDIPIYPHLDESTWTIPVEVLEQVVLPPVWNKMPGRPKKVRYKKVSESQAKRPKSSCGQCGREGHNRRTCRNIPYNH; encoded by the exons ATGGCTACTTTGCCGATTTTGATACAGCACGGGGGACGCTGGGATATCAACAATCGATTTGTGGATTACTCAGTTGAAGGAATGGTGATTAGTACTGAAACTAAATTTATTGATTTTGTTTCTACAATTTCAAAACAATTGATGATTGACACCACAATTAATCTGCTTGAAATCCAGTATAAATGCGATGAAGATTCACCACCAATGATGATACACAATGATATGAGATTGCGTGTATATATCGAGTTGAAGAAGAAAAATTATGCGTTTAATGAGTATCCGCTGTGTTTAACAGTGAAAGAGAAAGATATGCACGCGTTTAATCGAAACGAGGAAAATTCATCTGTATGCCTACAAATTGCTAATACATATGATATGCATAACGGGGATACACTACAGTTGATTGCGTTTGATAACGTAGATGATGCTGAAGTTGTAGATTTTGATGAAACTCCAATAATAGATGATCCTCTAAATAATACTGTTTCGGAAGGCCAACTTTACAAGGACAAGGAGACACTGATGATGGCGTTAAAAAACTATGCTATTCAGAAAAAATTTCAGTTTAAGGTTGATCGATCAAGTCCATCAAG ATACTGTCTGGTATGTGTCAATGACCGTTTCACGTGGTTTTTCAAGTCTTCATcgctaaacaagtcaaaaatctTTAGGGTTAGAAAATTCAGTAAGGATCACACATGTTCGGCGAGGGATAGGTTGTTTACACAACGTGTAGCTACTGCTCCTGTTATTGGAAGAATTATTTGTGATAAATATGTTGATCCAAAAATAATATACACTGCAAAGGACATAATTAAAGACATGAAGAAACATTACGGTATTGACTTAAGCTACTGGAAGGCAAATAGATCAAAGCAAAAGGCCCTTCAGTTTTTAAGAGGAGACCCAAGTGAGTCGTATGCAAAGCTGCCAAGTTACTTATATATGTTGATGCATTCCAACCCCGGGTCAGTTGTGTGTTTGAGAAAATCAGATGAAGAACACTTCATGTATGCCTTTGTCGCCTTATATGCATCAATAAAGGGATGGGAATTTTGCAAACCTATTGTTGTGGTTGATGGAAGCTTCCTTAAAGCAACGTACAGAGGAATGTTACTCACAGCTTGCTCGCAAGATGCTGGAG GCAAGATTTTTCCACTTGCATATGCAATTGTTGATAAGGAGAATGATGCCTCATGGGGGTGGTTCTTTGAAAGGTTCAAAGAAGCGTTTGGTGATAGAGATGACATGTGCATTGTATCGGACAGAAATGAGAGCATAGCTAAGGCAGCTTCAATAGTATATCCTCAAGTTTCTCATTGT ATGGAACAAATAGATGGAAGAGTGAAGGATTACTTATTTGATATTGGGTATCACAGGTGGAGTAGAGCGCATGCAAAAGTCAACAGAACAATGACAATGACTTCTAACATTGCAGAATCATTAAATTCAGCAACTAAGGAAGCGAGGGAACTTCCGATACAGCAGTTACTGGAAGAAATTCGAATGTTGATCAACAGGTGGAACTACACAAATCGAAACACTGCACAAGCAACATTTACAAAGCTTACCTTTAAGTACAATGCTATACTGGATGAAAATCTTGATGCATCACAACATATGATG GTAAGACCATCGACTGAAAACTTACATTCAGTTATTGATAATGGGAGGTTGTTCATCGTTTGCCTTAGGGAAAGGACATGTAGTTGTAGAAGGTTCCAGCTTGATCAAATCCCTTGTCCGCATGCGTGGGCGGTTTTGAGGTCAAAAAACTTAGAGGGTGAAGATTACTTCTCTATGTACTACAGCAATGAATACATGTTGAAAGCATACGACATTCCAATTTATCCTCATCTAGATGAAAGCACATGGACAATTCCAGTAGAGGTATTAGAACAAGTTGTgttgccaccagtttggaataaGATGCCTGGAAGACCGAAGAAGGTGAGATACAAGAAGGTTTcagaatcacaagctaagaggcCAAAGAGTTCATGCGGACAATGTGGACGTGAGGGCCACAATAGGAGAACATGTAGAAATATACCTTATAACCACTAA